A region of Allocoleopsis franciscana PCC 7113 DNA encodes the following proteins:
- a CDS encoding glycosyltransferase family 2 protein yields the protein METLVSVVIPTRNRSTLAKRAVQSALIQTLKEIEVIVIIDGPDEATVKELSLIDDSRLRVIELPVSGGASEARNTGVTEAKGEWIAFLDDDDEWFPEKLERQLETAHRSQYAFPIIGSCLIARTPKGDFIRPKRFLQPSEPLSEYLLVRNSLFPGEGLIQTSVIFTKKDLLQKVPFRDLRRHQDWDWLLRVSSVEGVGIEFVPEPLAIWYIEEKRSSVSSTSNWQNSLTWIRENRNLVTPRAYSAFIMVEVGPRASQQGEWSAFLPLLWEAMRLGEPKPIDFLLYCGMWLIPQEARRSLRALFGKKTQSSSSA from the coding sequence TTGGAAACTCTTGTCAGTGTAGTTATACCAACACGAAATCGGTCAACACTCGCTAAACGAGCGGTTCAAAGCGCCCTGATCCAAACCCTGAAAGAAATTGAAGTGATTGTGATCATTGATGGGCCAGATGAGGCAACTGTGAAGGAGCTTTCACTAATAGATGATTCGCGATTGAGGGTGATAGAACTTCCCGTGAGTGGGGGGGCTTCTGAGGCTCGTAATACTGGAGTTACCGAAGCTAAGGGAGAATGGATTGCTTTTTTAGATGATGATGACGAATGGTTTCCTGAAAAGCTAGAGCGGCAACTTGAAACCGCTCATCGTTCCCAATACGCTTTTCCCATTATTGGCAGTTGTCTGATTGCCCGCACACCAAAAGGTGATTTTATTCGTCCTAAAAGATTTCTACAACCATCAGAACCCCTAAGCGAATATCTCTTAGTCCGAAATAGCCTATTTCCAGGAGAAGGATTAATCCAAACTTCTGTAATTTTTACTAAAAAAGATTTACTGCAAAAGGTTCCTTTTCGAGATTTGCGGAGACATCAAGATTGGGACTGGCTGTTGCGAGTCAGTTCTGTAGAAGGTGTAGGGATTGAGTTTGTACCTGAGCCTTTGGCTATCTGGTACATCGAGGAAAAGCGTAGTAGTGTCAGTAGTACTAGTAATTGGCAAAACTCGCTGACTTGGATTCGAGAAAACCGGAATCTGGTAACACCACGAGCTTATTCAGCCTTTATTATGGTGGAGGTCGGTCCACGAGCATCCCAACAGGGCGAGTGGAGCGCATTTTTGCCTCTGCTGTGGGAAGCTATGCGTCTGGGCGAACCCAAGCCGATTGATTTTCTCTTGTACTGTGGCATGTGGCTAATCCCCCAAGAAGCCCGACGCTCTTTACGAGCTTTGTTTGGCAAAAAAACTCAGAGTAGCAGCAGCGCATAG
- a CDS encoding glycosyltransferase, with protein sequence MNIIAMPAFKNRDKNPYNWLLYASMKDLGVKVDEFSSISLLRNRYAIWHLHWPDVPLNHRNPVKAFLKIQALLLQMDWARSQGAKIVWTVHNLANHEKRYPELEAWFWKAFTHRLDGYISLSHAGIKAAQERFPKLSHLPGFVIPHSHYRGEYPDYVSHQEARTSLGIPPEAKMLLFFGRIRPYKNVPALIQAFRKFPQQEVILYIAGRPEPATLIQELEREAASDSRIRMHLEFIPDDKAQLYFRAADLVILPYREILNSGSALLALSFDCPVLVPLRGALSELQNQVGDQWVSTYEGEITPTQIEEALKWTLNTPRPKQPSLETLDWKELARQTIDAYKAIAVNR encoded by the coding sequence ATGAACATTATAGCGATGCCAGCCTTTAAAAATCGCGATAAAAATCCTTATAATTGGCTCCTTTACGCCTCAATGAAAGACTTGGGAGTAAAAGTAGATGAGTTCTCTAGTATTTCCTTATTGCGTAATCGATATGCCATCTGGCATCTGCACTGGCCAGACGTACCTCTAAATCATCGAAACCCGGTGAAAGCTTTCCTGAAAATACAAGCCTTGTTACTCCAAATGGATTGGGCGCGATCGCAGGGCGCTAAAATTGTGTGGACAGTACATAATCTAGCGAATCATGAGAAACGTTATCCGGAACTAGAAGCTTGGTTTTGGAAAGCCTTCACCCACCGTTTGGATGGTTATATTAGTCTCAGTCACGCGGGAATTAAAGCGGCCCAAGAACGCTTTCCGAAGTTAAGCCATCTTCCTGGTTTTGTCATTCCTCATAGCCATTATCGAGGCGAATATCCCGATTATGTAAGTCATCAGGAAGCCCGCACTTCATTAGGAATTCCTCCGGAGGCTAAAATGTTGCTGTTCTTTGGGAGAATTAGACCTTACAAAAACGTCCCTGCGCTGATCCAAGCATTCCGCAAGTTCCCCCAACAAGAGGTTATTTTATATATTGCCGGTCGCCCCGAACCTGCGACATTAATACAAGAACTGGAAAGGGAAGCCGCCTCAGATTCTCGGATACGAATGCACTTGGAATTTATTCCCGATGACAAAGCGCAATTATATTTTAGAGCTGCCGATCTCGTGATTTTGCCCTACCGAGAAATTTTGAACTCTGGTAGTGCTTTATTAGCGCTTTCTTTTGATTGTCCGGTTTTAGTACCTTTGCGAGGGGCGTTGAGCGAACTGCAAAACCAAGTGGGTGATCAGTGGGTAAGTACTTACGAAGGCGAGATTACACCCACCCAGATTGAAGAAGCCTTAAAGTGGACTTTAAACACACCGCGCCCTAAACAGCCTTCCCTGGAAACTCTGGACTGGAAGGAATTAGCACGGCAGACAATTGATGCTTACAAAGCGATTGCAGTTAATCGGTAA
- a CDS encoding oligosaccharide flippase family protein, with translation MNLEKLKSSISRLGQSSLVRNTLWMMLAQGLRLVLQAGYFVLVARVLGAEQYGAFIGATALVAIVSPFASLGAGNLIVKNVSRNRDLFNDYWGNALFMVLVSGLILIPLLLFIKPIFLPSKISISLLLLVAVTDLIFLRILDLAGQSFQAIHWLSRTAQLNLLPYITRTGAAIAMVSFLPNPTALDWAIFSIASTVVAALIAVLLVHRNLGYPQLALWRIKPEMTEGFYFSVSLSAQTVYNDLDKTMLARLSTLEATGIYAAAYRLIDVAFVPVRSILSAAYAKFFQQGESGISGSLNLAKRLTPISGIYGLTAGVGLYLLAPLVPYVLGDEYATAVDALRWLSPLIFLKALHYFAADTLTGAGFQGVRSGVQIIIAVFNVLINLWLIPLYSWKGAALSSIASDGLLLIALWGIVAFLYQQEVQLLKDSQE, from the coding sequence ATGAATTTGGAAAAGTTAAAATCCTCGATTAGTCGCTTAGGTCAAAGTTCCTTGGTTCGCAATACATTGTGGATGATGCTGGCTCAAGGGCTGCGATTGGTTTTGCAAGCTGGATACTTTGTGCTTGTTGCTCGTGTCCTTGGAGCTGAACAATATGGAGCTTTCATTGGTGCTACGGCACTAGTTGCTATTGTCTCTCCTTTCGCCAGTCTGGGAGCCGGAAATCTGATCGTTAAAAACGTATCCAGAAACCGAGACTTGTTTAATGATTATTGGGGAAACGCCCTATTTATGGTTCTTGTTTCTGGGTTGATATTGATTCCTTTATTACTCTTCATTAAACCCATATTTTTACCGAGCAAAATCTCAATATCCCTGCTGTTACTTGTTGCTGTAACAGACTTGATTTTCCTCAGGATTTTAGATTTAGCGGGTCAATCTTTTCAAGCTATTCATTGGCTGAGTAGAACAGCTCAGTTAAACCTATTACCTTATATAACCAGAACAGGCGCAGCAATCGCGATGGTAAGTTTTTTACCTAATCCAACTGCTCTGGATTGGGCTATTTTTAGTATCGCCAGCACAGTAGTTGCGGCACTCATCGCCGTTCTACTGGTTCATAGGAATTTAGGATATCCCCAACTGGCATTATGGCGAATCAAGCCAGAAATGACTGAAGGATTTTACTTTTCTGTGAGTCTTTCTGCTCAAACCGTATATAACGACTTAGATAAGACGATGCTAGCACGTCTATCTACCTTAGAAGCAACAGGTATTTATGCCGCCGCTTACCGTTTAATTGATGTGGCATTTGTACCTGTCCGTTCAATTTTGTCAGCGGCTTACGCCAAGTTTTTTCAGCAGGGAGAATCGGGTATCAGTGGTAGCCTAAATCTCGCCAAACGCCTAACGCCAATATCAGGTATTTATGGTTTAACCGCTGGAGTTGGTTTGTATCTACTTGCTCCCCTTGTTCCCTACGTTTTAGGGGATGAATACGCGACGGCAGTAGACGCTTTGCGTTGGCTATCACCTTTAATTTTTCTCAAAGCCTTGCACTATTTTGCGGCTGATACTTTAACAGGAGCTGGATTTCAGGGGGTACGGAGTGGAGTACAAATAATAATCGCCGTGTTCAATGTTTTGATCAACCTTTGGCTCATTCCTTTGTATTCCTGGAAAGGCGCAGCATTATCGAGTATAGCTTCTGATGGACTGCTCCTGATCGCTCTTTGGGGAATAGTAGCCTTCCTTTATCAGCAAGAAGTTCAATTGCTTAAGGACAGTCAAGAATGA
- a CDS encoding glycosyltransferase family 2 protein — protein sequence MVVVSQISVIVPAFNVRSYIEPALVSLQHQSFPDFEAIIVDDGSTDDTAEVVKRFCDRDSRFHLLQKQNGGLSSARNYGIRHSRSPYIALLDGDDVYEPDKLATHVAVLDRAPDVGVVYSASRAIREDGRPTLMSLSGKPVMSDPLFALLCKNFIGHGSNAVFRRTLFDQVGEFDEGLRSSEDIDFWLRIAATRRWHFHRLPQILCGYRVRPSGLSFNVAQMQHSHEKVLEAAYRRSPEVVAPLLPTAYAYMYRYLARLSLTAGDAEQARHFIDRAWATDHSIFYRDPRSLLTLVSVRLAPLSKQVIGRSLGSVKYTAK from the coding sequence ATGGTTGTTGTCTCTCAAATTAGTGTGATTGTTCCCGCCTTTAATGTACGCTCTTATATCGAACCTGCACTAGTCTCTCTACAACATCAATCTTTTCCAGACTTCGAGGCGATTATTGTTGATGACGGTTCTACCGATGATACGGCGGAGGTGGTTAAACGCTTTTGCGATCGCGATTCACGCTTTCACTTACTGCAAAAACAGAATGGAGGTCTCTCCTCAGCTCGCAACTATGGCATCCGCCATTCCCGTTCCCCCTACATTGCTCTCCTAGATGGCGATGATGTTTATGAACCAGACAAGTTAGCCACCCATGTCGCTGTACTCGATCGCGCTCCCGATGTTGGGGTTGTATATAGTGCCTCACGAGCCATTCGTGAGGACGGACGCCCAACCTTAATGTCCCTCAGTGGGAAGCCAGTTATGTCTGATCCCCTTTTTGCCTTACTGTGCAAAAACTTTATTGGGCACGGTTCTAATGCCGTATTCCGTCGCACCCTATTCGATCAGGTGGGTGAATTTGACGAAGGATTACGCAGCTCTGAGGATATCGATTTTTGGCTGAGGATTGCAGCAACGCGACGCTGGCACTTCCATCGCCTACCCCAGATTTTATGTGGCTACCGTGTTCGTCCGTCTGGACTTTCCTTCAACGTGGCACAAATGCAGCATTCTCACGAAAAGGTGCTTGAGGCTGCCTACCGACGCTCTCCCGAGGTGGTTGCGCCCTTACTCCCAACCGCTTACGCCTATATGTATCGGTACTTAGCTCGTTTATCTTTGACAGCGGGTGATGCAGAACAAGCCCGTCATTTTATTGATCGCGCTTGGGCTACCGATCACTCAATTTTTTATCGTGATCCCCGCTCATTGCTCACCCTGGTATCTGTGCGTCTGGCACCCCTTTCCAAGCAGGTGATTGGGCGATCACTTGGCTCCGTCAAGTACACAGCCAAGTAG
- a CDS encoding WecB/TagA/CpsF family glycosyltransferase yields MTTTTVRPADFSADFSEVERLPNLSVHLLSRRITCMPVASIVEAINSACIQGRKITVANYNVHSFNLSMLLPWFYNFLQSAEITHCDSTGILKALEFMGLKLPLEYRASYTALMPALLEHCNKQGFSIFLLGSKPECLEAAIDQLKSEYPNIRVDGHHGYFDIEDLDQNEAVIQKINIAKPNILVVGMGMPRQENWIRLHRSRLNVNVIMAGGAVIDRLAGIVSDCPSFLSEWGLEWFYRLCREPKRLAVRYLLGNPAFVLLLALAKFYASPLEVEDIPFNSTSTLKLQKYRPNSSSTLKNQNRFLAIVHPDDRHLGRYLVEAGLLTPLQLKTALSEQQVTGLRLSELIVRKRWLKQQTVEFLMEKLLLREHAVVQTDDKRLGHYLVEAGLLTQAQVETALSEQKGTGQRLGEVIVRKGWIQEQTVEFLIKQVILSERALFTRALAYKQG; encoded by the coding sequence ATGACTACAACCACAGTCAGACCCGCTGATTTCTCTGCCGATTTCTCTGAAGTAGAGAGGTTGCCGAACCTGAGCGTTCATCTGCTATCTCGGCGCATTACTTGTATGCCCGTTGCGTCGATCGTCGAAGCAATTAACAGTGCCTGTATTCAGGGAAGGAAGATTACTGTAGCGAATTACAACGTACACAGTTTTAATCTTTCGATGCTACTGCCCTGGTTTTATAACTTCCTACAGAGTGCAGAAATCACTCATTGTGATAGTACCGGCATCTTAAAAGCATTGGAATTCATGGGGCTGAAATTACCCTTAGAGTACCGAGCCTCCTACACGGCTTTGATGCCCGCATTACTGGAGCATTGCAACAAGCAGGGTTTTTCCATTTTTCTGCTAGGGTCTAAGCCTGAGTGTCTAGAAGCAGCGATTGACCAGCTAAAAAGTGAATATCCCAATATTCGTGTAGATGGTCACCACGGCTATTTTGATATTGAAGACCTCGATCAAAATGAGGCTGTTATTCAAAAAATCAACATTGCCAAGCCTAATATTTTGGTTGTAGGCATGGGAATGCCGCGTCAAGAAAATTGGATTCGACTACATCGTAGCCGTCTAAATGTTAATGTCATCATGGCGGGTGGTGCAGTTATCGACCGACTAGCGGGTATCGTTTCAGATTGTCCATCCTTTCTTTCAGAATGGGGTTTAGAGTGGTTCTACCGCTTATGTCGGGAACCCAAACGTCTAGCCGTTCGCTATTTGTTAGGGAATCCAGCTTTCGTTCTTCTGCTCGCTTTGGCTAAGTTTTACGCCTCTCCATTAGAAGTAGAGGACATACCGTTTAATAGTACCTCTACTTTAAAACTGCAAAAATACCGACCCAACTCTTCCTCAACACTTAAGAATCAAAATAGGTTTCTTGCCATTGTCCACCCGGATGATAGGCATCTCGGTCGTTATCTTGTGGAAGCCGGTCTTTTAACTCCACTACAACTTAAAACAGCATTATCTGAACAACAGGTGACTGGACTCCGCTTGAGCGAATTGATAGTGAGGAAGAGATGGCTGAAGCAGCAAACGGTTGAATTTTTAATGGAAAAGTTGCTGCTCCGCGAACACGCTGTCGTCCAAACCGATGATAAGCGTCTGGGTCATTATCTCGTGGAAGCGGGTCTTTTAACTCAGGCACAAGTCGAAACCGCTTTATCTGAGCAAAAGGGCACAGGGCAGCGTTTAGGTGAAGTAATAGTAAGGAAGGGCTGGATTCAAGAACAAACTGTTGAATTCTTGATTAAACAGGTGATTCTCTCAGAAAGAGCTTTGTTTACTAGAGCCTTGGCCTATAAACAAGGCTAA